Below is a genomic region from Methanofollis sp. UBA420.
AGTTCGTTTGTCTCGGGACCATATTTTGCATAGTCCACAAGGGTCGGAGTGCTCTTCATGAACCGGCCTTTCTGGAGGGTGTACGGGATTTCAGTGAAGAACTCGTCGCACATTGCCTGCACTACTGCGATCACCTCGTCGTCTTCGACTTCAAGGGTGACCGTGCCGGTCTGGATCTTCATCTCGAATTCGGCGCCACAGACCTGGATCGTCCGCCTGTTGGTATTGGGATTGGCCTGACCGCGGGCCGGGCCGTACGGGACAATGGCCGGGAGGCCGGGACCGTTGATCACGATCCGGCGGATTCCCGGAACCCTCGCGACCTGGCTCAGCAGGCCTTCTGTCGTCTGGGGCGACAGGAGACGGAGGGGAACGATCCTGCACTGGGGGAAGGCTGACTCAGGCAATCAGATCCACGCCCTTGGCGATCTGGTCTATCGGCTTGTTGAAGACGTCGATCTTGCCGTAGGTCTCGCCCATCATCTTGGACGTGCCTTCAGGTGCGAACATCTGGGTGCCCGCATCGAGGGAGGCTGCGGCGACCACACACGGGATCGCAACGCCGTTGGCGTGGCGGGTCACGACGTGGTTGCCGTTGAAGATGCCCGGACCGCCGCCACCGTAGATCGAGTGGCTGAAGAAGGAGAAACCGACGGCGGTACCCATCATGCGGCCGAAGTCGGAGGACGGCAGGCCGGTCTCGTGTTCGATGAGGTCGTTGAAGTACAGCAGGGTCGAGGAGACTGCCTGGGCA
It encodes:
- the mcrD gene encoding methyl-coenzyme M reductase operon protein D, with protein sequence MPESAFPQCRIVPLRLLSPQTTEGLLSQVARVPGIRRIVINGPGLPAIVPYGPARGQANPNTNRRTIQVCGAEFEMKIQTGTVTLEVEDDEVIAVVQAMCDEFFTEIPYTLQKGRFMKSTPTLVDYAKYGPETNELVIGLVDPRKKDGPIIIPIPTRPEQGEDCQDISRQNIHQI